From Triticum aestivum cultivar Chinese Spring chromosome 7B, IWGSC CS RefSeq v2.1, whole genome shotgun sequence:
ACGCGGGGCCTTTTCCTAGATCACGCCTACTCTTGCACACACGAATGAGACACGAGCAAAATTTCAGGTGCTTACCTTTACAATGCTGAATTCTAGTTGAACCTACAGTGTTATGTATAGCAAGCAGTATGCGTGCTGGTGTTTTGAGTGATCTACTCCATCCAAATGAAAACTGATAGTGTGCTGTTTCAGTTGTAAGTGGAGATGATATATATATGCCGTAACCCAAACAGCCATGTTCGGTACATCCATTGGTATGGGTGGAAGGAATAAAAGTAATTCAATCAGAATGAAGACATAACCCCTTCATGCATCCAAGAAATCTGAATCTGCTATAGCCTATCATGTTTCTGTATGGTTTTTGGGCATCTGTCATATAGACGAGGGGAGTGATGATGATTAGCCATGTCTCAGGACCAAATTCATCAACAGAACAAGCCAAACATTGATTGTTCATCAAGGAAGGGAACCCTCTCTGACAGCAAGTCAAGTCTTTCCACGGGCAACGAGTAAACTAGTCTACTACTACTATTACAGACCGGCAGCAAACATTTACCAACACATCCCACCGTTGCTGCAAGGAGAAGTCTCAGACCCATTTCTTTCTTACTCTGTTTCTGTTTTGGATGAAACAGAGGAATCAGAGAGAGAAATACAAAACATGCCAAAGTGCCGTAAATGGTAGTTCCCCTTCACCTTCTGCAACTGCCAATCGCCGCCTCCCTCTGCACCTTCATCTCCCATGCCCCTCCACCTTGTTTCAACAGGGCCCGTACCCAACAGTAAGCCGCAAGACTTCAGGCAAGCCGGACGAGCAGCATTCTATTGTTGTGAAGCAAACACTGATCATTTCGCTACTGCCTTCCATCTTATATGTGCTGGCAAAGAGAAGGAACCCACAAACAATAACGTAGTTAATCACTTTTCACCGTTCTAGCAGGAGAAAATGCAGAATGAACCAAAACACTAGAGGACAGTATAGTACAAAGCATACATGCGAAGGTAAAAATGATTGGCCTGGTTGGAGTTATCTAATCGCACCGGCTTTCGATCAAGGAGCCACCTGTGTTGTGGGCTGAAGAATGAAGGTGTGTTTGGTTCACTGCAACCAAGGGAAAAAATAAGATGAGGAATAAGTcaataagtactccctccattcctaaatgtaagtctttgtagaaatTCCACTATAGACCGCATACGGATGTAGATGCAGtttaagtttagattcattcattttgctccgtatgtagtccacctataggaatctctacaaagacttatatttaggaacggagggagtatataacatGGCGTGGGACTTCATAGATACACCACAATTTAATAAAGATACTCAAGAAGTCGGTACAGTACAACTTGAAAACCTTTTTTTTTGTGGGAGTTACAGTAGCAGAAACTTGCTGGCTCATCCACATCTTTTAGCCAGTTCGATCTGTTGCTTCCAATGAGATTGATCAACAAAACTGTAGTAACGTCATAATTGGCAGTTATTAGCTGCACCGAACATACGAATCTGAAACAGTAGGAAAAATGGCAATAAGAGTTAGGCACTCAAAAATCAGTCGCTAGTTAGGTAAGATTCACAAGTAAGCAACCCAGCAGCAACTAAATTCTTGTCACCGCAAGTATCCTGATCAAGTGTTGACTGGTCAGATCAAAATTGCACTAATTTTGTCACGGATACGAATGCAAACAAAATAGTAATAATTATAGTCAGTCTAAAGATTAACAAAATTAATGCTGACAAAGTGGAGATCCTCTGTAAGCCTTAAGAGAGATTGTGGAACCAAAGTATTTTCCAGCTCTGCTTACTAGACTGATGAAACAACAAGGCAAGCTTAACAAAGGTAATTTCTGTGCAATGTTTTCCCGAGATGTAGAGGTCAACAAATTTCTATGTATTATAATGCTATAAGATGCAGATGTCAACATAATAAGCTAGAAGAATGTACAAGGACGGTATATGTGAGTAGTGATGCATGAAGGATGATGTGTGTTCTATAAGGCTAGAAGAATGTACAAGGGAACTCCAAGGCAGAGGCCTGCGCAGTAAATGAATATTATGTGGTGATATTTTGAGGCTAGAAGAATGTACAAGGACGATGTATATGTGAGTAGTGATGCATGAAGGATGATGTCTGTTCTATAAGGCTAGAAGAATGTACAAGAGAACTCCAAGGCAGAGGCCTGCGTAGTAAATGAAAAGAACCATGTGTTAGAATATATATAATGCAAGAGAAGGGCGAGGTGAGAaagcaatgaatgaaatatatttgcATTACCTTGGGTCAGTCTATGGTGATAGTATGATGCGTGGGATGGTTCCCACTAACCCCTCGCACTGTTGTTCCAGCTCGTCGCTGCCGCAGCCAGGGACATATAATTCTTCCAGTGATTCCGGGAGGCCATCAATGGGCAGTGACTGGACGGTCGGACATGCGTAGACCACTAATCGCTTGAGGTTGGTAAGCCTGTACAGCCCTCGAGGGAGTTGCTGAAGATTGTTGAGTATCTCAAACCCGAGTTCCCGGAGGCCGTTAAGGAGGCTAAGGGCGTCCTCTTGCTGCGTGGTGAATCCCTCGATGTTCTGGTTCTGATAAAAGCGCAGCTCGATTAGAGAGGAGGACAGGAACGTGCAAATGGGCTCAACAAGGAGGTCTGCGGCCTCATCCGTCAGGAGTTTCTGCAGTTTGGATAAACTCGAGGAGGAAACATCCCGCGGTATCTGCGCGGGACGGGGATCCCATCCAGCAAAGAATCTAGGGCTGCCATGGACTCTTAATTTTCTGAGTTGTCCCGTGGTGGTAAGGAGAGGCCCCAGTCCCGTGCATCTTAAATTCTCTCCACAACTCCACAATTCTAATCGCATGAGAGAGGTGAGGTTTGAGAGGGGCTCCAGTGTCCCCATGCCTTCCACACCGTGAAGAAAGAGTTTCTGCAGAGAGGACGGGAAAAGATACCGGGAAAACGAGCCGGGGGATAACAAGTTGGGGCATTCTGAAATTTTTAACCTCTGGAGGAACCGCAGGGCTTGGAACCCTTCTCCATCGGCCGGAAGAAAACTCAATGGGTCCATCAAAACTAGATTTGGGCATTTGTAAATGACCAACTCCTGCAGCGAGTCGCAGAGATGGGCTGGGATGAGCAGCAACCCATCTTCTTCTTGCCCCTGCTCCAGCTGTTGCACATGCACCCCCACCGCCAGCCGTGTTATATTTTCACACTTACTGATTTCCAACTTCTCCAACGAATTAAGCGTGAGAAGGCGCTTGGAGTGCTGAGGTGTGCGGACCGTCAGCTCCTTGAGAACTGCCAGATTTTCCATCGCGTGTGGCCGTTTTCGCCGCTGCCTTTGGGATCTACGCACTCACACTGCTGCCGTGGTGTGAGGTGGTGTGGTGAGAGACAACTCAAGGGGAGTGTGGTGTGGTAGTATAGCAAATAGAGCACGGGTGTAACTGTGATGAGGGAGAAGTGGTAGGCTTGTTTTGGGTTGCTTGGCTCAAAACAGCTCAGGGATGACACATTTATATAGATGAGAGTGAGAAACCTCGTCACACTTATTTATTGTGTGAGGCCTATTTGCATCTCCCCAACCGTTTCTCGTCTCCCCATCAACATCACTGTTTGAGTTAGGCTGCTTGTAATCGGTAGTATCGTAAGTTAGCATCATGCTtacgatactagtgtatgatactatcttTTTAATGCATAGTATTATATatgactttatttattgccatgcatgacacatagtagtataacatttattatgatacagtattacaatatgatactcaaccctctttttcttcatttaattctatgtcgTCTCATctaaattgcctagttggcatgcataatACTAGATATGATACTCCCGTTACGACCAGCCTTAGTACGTTGATGATTCATCGCACCTAACTCCAGTCATTAATGAGCCACCGAAAGCAACCATTTCTCGTCTCCCCAACAACATCACTGTTTAAGTGAGTACGCTAATGATTCATCGCACCTAACACCAGTCACCGAAAGCAACCGTTTCTCGTCTCCCCAACAACATCATTGTTTAAGTTAGTACGCTGATGATTCATCGCACCTAACACCAGTCATTAATGAGCCACCGAAGACAACTGTTTCTGGTCTCCCCAACAACATCACTGTTTGAGTTAGTACGCTGATGAATCATCGCACCTAAAACCACTCGTTTAATGAGCCACCGAAAGCAGCCGAAGCCCTTCCCATGGTAGTCTCCGTCGGTTAATTTTCGTCCCACCTACCCTGGTTTATTTTCGTCCTTGATCCCACCTCGTACGTAACAGTAAACCCGCCCTGGTTCGAACGTCGATTTCGTCCTCCCACAATGTCGGTCGACAAAAAAACGCCTAGAAAATAAAATCTACGAAAataaacccaccaaaaaaaaccaGGGCAGGGGAATTGTTCCCCGAGCGTTTCCTCCTCACGTTCGCCCCCGCCGCTCTAGGGTTGTGCTCTTCTCTGGCGTCGCCCTTGGCCCGATCTCTGGTCACCGTCCTCCAccgcgtcggcggcggcgccgtggcGTGGTGCCACCTGCGGCTCCTCCTAACTAACCACACCTACATAATCAGATAACTAAATTTTGAAGTTAGTATACATTCATTCTGTTCTTGCAAAATATTTATTTATATAGCTTGTTGTCATCTAATTTAAGGTTCAATTTCCTCACTGTAAATCCTCAAATATGTGGGCAGCATGGACCACCAGATAGGTAAGCAAGAGAAGGACCAGTTCATAATCATCTTATTTTTTCTACTTGGACTGTTGTTGTCACTTGCAGTTGCCTCTGCTACCATGTGGCAACGCAACCATGAAGGGCTTGACGTGTTGGCTGTCAAGAAGCACTAGGTCGACGACAGGCAAGGCATCCAGGAAGCCACAGCACGAGAGAGCGATGACGCTCAAAGGGTGAGGTTGCCAAATGGTGCAGTGACACTAGCTCGCTAGCCAAGCAGACTACATTCTTGACTATTTACACATCATGCATTAAAATTGGACTATTTACACATCACGGACTAAAATTGGACTTCTTTCTGGACTCACATCTTTTATATAATATATACTCAAGTCTGATATGCCTTTTATTTATTCTATAATGAAGTACAATCTTTTACAAGTGCTTCATCATTTTACCCTATCTGCAGAAATCTTTTAAGTTGCTGCTGAAGGAAGAAGACATGGGGTCAGAAAAATGCTAAGATTGACTTGATGTGTGGTAAGAACATCCAGTCGAAAAGTTTTTGATGCTTGAACATCCACTACTCAATTATTCTTTTAGGTATGCATAATTTGTCAAGTTATAAGAAGTTCCTTTTATTTGGGCACGCACAATGACGGTTCCGCAGCATCAGGTTCAAAAAAAAAAGTTCTTGAAGGTTATTAATTTTCTCCAAAAAAAGTTCTTCAAGGTTAGTAACTAATACTCCCTTCCCATATGGATATGGATGATGGTTGTTCATTTTTTGGGATAGCTTACCCATCTTATCACTTGAAAACTGAGCTACCTCCATGATTATGCATCTGGTCTCAGTAGATTTTTTTTCGGCCAAAATACAGTTGTGAAGAGGAGTTCCTGATGATAGCTGAATATACCAGCCTACTTACCTACAACCAAGGAAGAATTATCAGTGTGAATGCGAAACAGCCTGCTAGCTGGGTGTGTGCCTCCTGTTTGAGCGAGAGGGAGGACCTTTGCTGGGCAGTCAAAGGATGTGCTCGGATATGGTGGTCCAACTGCAAGGTAATGCTAACACATCTTGTTACTCTTTCTTCAATTTCGATAGGTTTACAACAGTTCCATTCAAGCACAAATATGTTTATGACACTAATTCAAAGTTACAAGTCTTCCTCTCTCGATCTTGTGGCTTACACCGGTACCGATTGGGCCGGTTGCCCGGACACGCACAAGTCCACGTCCGGTTTCTGTGTCTTTCTTGGGCAGAACTTGTTATCATGGTCCTCCAAACGGCAAGCCACTGTCTCTCGCTCTAGCGCCGAGGCCGAGTACCGTGGCGTCGCAAACTGTGTCGCCGAGACATGTTGGTTGCGCCAACTCTTACATGAGCTTTGTCGCCCTCCAACTCATGCCATCATCGTCTATTGTGACAACATCTCGGCCTCCTACATTGCGTCCAAGCCTGTCCAACACCAGCGGACGAAGCACATCGAGATTGATCTCCATTTTGTGCACGACTGCGTGGCTCTCGGCGACATTCGTGTCCTACACGTTCCCTCCAGCTCGCAGTTCGCGGACCTATTCACCAAGGGTCTTCCATCACAGGTCTTCCACGAGTTCATAACCAGCCTCAACATCCTTCCACATGGAGTTCCGGCTGAGAGGGGTGTTAACGTGTATTGTACCTGTGTTGTATATGTACCTGTACTCCTAGTATATAGGATCATGGATCACGCCCTGGCCTACGTGCCACCTCCTTCGGGGCTTCTGTAACCGCTCCAGCGCTGTATATGATGTACCATGTGTGTGTGATTCAATGACAGACAACATTTGATTGTCCTACTAATCGCAGCGTCTGCCAGATTCAACATTTGCCATCGGCGGGGGCAACACCACTTGGGATGGCCGGGACGCCATCACGCCGTCACCAACTCCATAGGAAGCGCCAGAAGCATGGGTCCCTATCAAACTCCAGGCCGGAAGGAAGAAAAAGCGTCGACGTCAATGCTGCATGTGCCGACGTCCATGCATCTTCCCGCGTCAATTCCACAGGATGCCGATGCCGATGTCTGCGATGCGGAGGCCTGTCGTGGCCCTCCTCCGATCGGGACTTCTCAATCACCTTCCATCTCCGCCGCGTACGTATGCTGCCTCACGCACGGTGCTGCATTGGTCGCTCAGGCGGCAGCGCTATCCTGCTAGACGCACGTCGTCCGCACGTCGTTCCCCGCCGGCAGTCGTCGCCTTTGTTCTGATAGGACTCCTCCACCACCCTGCCTCCATCCTATGTGACTCCGACCTCATCATCGAGCAGCATCCATGACCTCGTGACCGCTTGGATTGATCACCCGACAGCCCGTGATCCGCTCTATCCGCGCCGCGCGACCGATCTAGTCAGTTGTTTGCGTGCGCCTCCGCAGGTTGTGTGAAGATTGTCCCCGAATTTATGCGCCTCTCCACCGATCAAGCAACGGGCTGCCGTTGCACCGCCTCATCGGGCCGCGGCTGcgagggctcggggaggagagCTGGCGACGTGTgttggcgggggcggcgacgaggagggCCGGTGGGGGCGACGACGAGGAGGATTGcgtcgggggcggcgacgaggagctGGCTccgggaggagggcgaggaggtccGGCAACGAGGACGGCGGGGAAGTCTAGCGACgaggagcgggctcggggacggctcggaggcaacggcgagctcgggcagccaGGCGGCGTCGAGGTGTTCTTCGGCGTTGTCGGGGCGCAACTCCGAGATGAAGAtaaaaattttcacaagtgttcatgccaccaaccgggaccaaaggtcttttttcagcagcccaaagggcggggaACAAAGACCTTTTCTGCGTggcgttggtcccggttggtggcaccaaccgggaccaaaggtgagtgctgctgccgcggccaaaactttagtcccacctcactggttaagaggggctcggagtggtttataagccccactcccgcAGCCTATCCAGCTCCTCCCAAATGGAAGCTTACGGGCCTAAACACACTGTATCCTGCctgtgggccttctgcgggcctgaatcctggcccatggatgggcttctagtcgtattcacgccgtgggggcccagtaggtggcattttttattttttttgttttctttgttgctttatttattttattttgtttctacttatcgttgctatttttatttattttattaaagtttatttattttactttattaaagtttattttgtttctacttatttattttattaaagtttattttattttatttctagttatttattttattaaattttcttttcttttatttggtttctacttctaattatttatttgattttttttctacttatttatattgttaaagtttattttattttattttattttatttctagttatttattttattaaattttattttattttattttattttctacttatttattaaagtttattttgttttgtacttatttaatttattttgtttctacttatttattttattttattttttgcttttttattcatttgatgaaaattctttttgctttttagTTATTTACTTAGTTGATTCCTTTAGCTATTAGAGTTGCATTAAAGTtcctagttcattcttttttctattagagtttcattaaaattttctagttcattcttttagtttattattttttctattaGGGGTTCATAAAAGTTTTCCAGTTtattcttttttatattagttcattctttgagctaaatgaccctgaaattgaaaagcacttcagatgaactttGAAGAGGTTggaattggcatggtatcatcatttcacccacaaagCATGTGCTACaaatttgagagggttatggcaaaaactgggtgcacttcgtttataaaatggacaatctctttcgaagtatgagggtttcatacggaaactcatttgttacaaagggatttcattttttttttgaacttatttcaactccagactttttgtttgttcaaaatgcaccattcaaagccaaatcatcaattttcaaccctttccgacttcatttgtatttttcatgtatttactattttttgagctatatgagcctgaaaatgaaaatcactacaaatgaactctgaaaaggttgaaagttcgcattgtatcatcatttcacgcacatagcatgtgctaaaaagttgagagggttatggaaaaaattggatgcacttagtttacaaaatggacaatctgtatcgaggtatcaaggtttcatacgaaaactcgtctgttacaacaggcatttcatttcttcacatgtaactgcagtgacattctagatcaaaggcatcatcataatagttgtggatagaaatgttggggaacgtagtaatttcaaaaaatttcttacgcacacacaagatcatggtgatggcatagcaacgagaggggagagtgttcgtccatgtaccctcgtagactgtaagaggaagcgttagcacaacgcggttgatgtagtcgtacgtcttcacgatccgaccgatccaagcaccaaacgtacagagcctccgagttcagcacacgttcagctcgatgacgatctccagcctctgatccagccgagctccggagatgagttccgtcagcacgacggcgtggtgacgatgatgatgttctaccggagcagggcttcgcctaaactccacgacgatatgaccgaggtggaatatggtggaagggggcaccgcacacggctaaggaacgatccgtagatcaacttgtgtgtctttggggtgccccccgcccccgtatataaaggagccagggggggaggaggcggccggcctagaggatgcgccaaggggggagtcctactcccaccgggagtaggactccccttttccaagtaggagtaggagaaggggggaaagaggaggaagaggggaaggaaaggggggggggggcgccgccccccttctcttgtcatattcggactaggagggggaggggcgcgcggccccctcctggctccttcccccttctccctcttggcccatgtaggcccattaacccctcggggggtttcggtaacctcccggtactccggtaaaatgccgatttcacccggaaccattccgatgtccaaatataggcttccaatatatcaatctttatgtctcgaccattccgagactcctcgtcatgtccgtgatcacatccgggactccgaacaaacttcggtacatcaaaacttataaactcataataaaactgtcatcgaaacgttaagcgtgcggaccctacgggttcgagaactatgtagacatgacctaaaaccattctcggtcaataaccaatagcgggacctagatgcccatattggttcctacatattctacgaagatctttatcggtcaaaccgcataacaacatactttgttccctttgtcatcggtatgttacttgcccgagatttgatcgtcggtatccaatacctagttcaatctcattaccggctagtctctttactcgttccataatacatcatctcataactaacttattagttacatgcttgcaaggcttaggtgatgagtattaccgagagggcccagagatacctctccgacaatcggagtgacaaaacctaatctcgaattatgccaacccaacatgtaccttcggaaacacctgtagagcacctttataatcacccagttacgttgtgacgtttggtagcacagaaagtgttcttccggtatacgggagttgcacaatctcatagttgcaggaactttgtataagtcatgaagaaagcaatagcagtatactaaacgatcaagtgctaggctaacggaatgggtcatgtcaatcacatcattctcctaatgatgtgatcccactaatcaaatgacaacacatgtctatggttaggaaacataaccatctttgattaatgagctagtcaagtagaggcatactagtgactatagttttgtctatgtattcacacatgtatcatgtttccggttaatacaattctagcatgaataataaacatttatcatgatatgaggaaataaataataactttattattgcctctagggcatatttccttcagtctcccacttgcactagagtcaataatctagattacatagtaatgattctgacacccatggagtcttggtgctgatcatattttgctcgtgagagaggcttagtcaatgggtctgcaacattcagatccgtatgtatcttgcaaatctctatgtctcccacttggacttggtcccgaatggaattgaagcgtctcttgatgtgcttggttctcttgtgaaatctggattcctttgccaagggaattgcaccagtattgtcacagaagatcttcattggtcccgatgcactaggtatgacacctagatcggaaatgaactccttcatccagactccttcattcactgcttcagaagcagctatgtactccgcttcacatgtagatcccgccacgacgctttgtttagaactgcaccaacttacagctccaacgtttaataaaaacacgtatccggtttgcgatttagaatcgtccggatcagtgtcaaagcttgcatcgacgtaaccatttacgactagctctttgtcacctccatatacgagaaacatatccttagtccttttcaggtatttcaggatgttcttgaccgctgtccagtgatccactcctggattactttggtaccttcctgccaagcttattgctaagcatacgtcaggtctggtacatagcattgcatacatgatagagcctatggccgaagcatagggaacatttttcattttctctctatcttctgctgtggtcgggcattgagtttgactcaacttcacaccttgtagtacaggcaagaatcctttctttgcctgatccattttgaactttttcaaaattttgtcaaggtatgtgctttgtgaaagtcctattaagcgtcttgatctatctctatagatcttgatgcccaatatgtaagcagcttcaccgaggtctttcattgaaaaacttttattcaagtatccctttatgctatctagaaattctatatcatttccaattaataatatgtcatctacatataaaactagaaatgctacagagctcccactcactttcttgtaaatacaggcttctccaaaagtctgtataaaaccatatgctttgatcacactatcaaagcgtttattccaactccgagatgcttgcaccagtccataaatggaacgctggagcttgcatactttgttagtaccttttggatcaacaaaaccttccggctgcatcatatacaactcttcttctggaaatccattcaagaatgcagtcttgacatccatttgccaaatttcataatcatgaaatgcagcaa
This genomic window contains:
- the LOC123162075 gene encoding uncharacterized protein; translated protein: MENLAVLKELTVRTPQHSKRLLTLNSLEKLEISKCENITRLAVGVHVQQLEQGQEEDGLLLIPAHLCDSLQELVIYKCPNLVLMDPLSFLPADGEGFQALRFLQRLKISECPNLLSPGSFSRYLFPSSLQKLFLHGVEGMGTLEPLSNLTSLMRLELWSCGENLRCTGLGPLLTTTGQLRKLRVHGSPRFFAGWDPRPAQIPRDVSSSSLSKLQKLLTDEAADLLVEPICTFLSSSLIELRFYQNQNIEGFTTQQEDALSLLNGLRELGFEILNNLQQLPRGLYRLTNLKRLVVYACPTVQSLPIDGLPESLEELYVPGCGSDELEQQCEGLVGTIPRIILSP